From the genome of Haemophilus parainfluenzae, one region includes:
- the ilvM gene encoding acetolactate synthase 2 small subunit: MNQYTFELTAQHRPEVLERVLRVIRLRGFTVTNMDMALVDTQVQLKITVKSDRTFDLLVNQLAKLPDVMEIK, encoded by the coding sequence ATGAACCAATATACTTTTGAATTAACCGCTCAACATCGCCCAGAGGTTTTAGAACGCGTATTACGTGTTATTCGTTTACGTGGCTTCACTGTGACTAATATGGATATGGCATTGGTAGACACTCAAGTGCAGTTAAAAATCACTGTAAAATCTGACCGCACTTTTGACTTATTAGTGAATCAGTTGGCGAAGTTGCCGGATGTTATGGAAATAAAATAA
- the ilvG gene encoding acetolactate synthase 2 catalytic subunit — MTGAQLIIECLKAHGVTDLFGYPGGAIMPTYDAIYDSGLDHLLCRNEQGAAIAAIGYARSTGKVGVCVATSGPGATNLITGLGDAFADSVPIVAFTGQVAAPLIGTDAFQEADVLGLSLACTKHSYIVQSIEELPEIIASAFQIAQSGRPGPVLIDVPRNIQVSDVPEHVKPIVKPVVKPSTLSELKLAEAKALLAQVKKPVLYVGGGVGMAKATQAVKKFLQITKMPSVSTLKGLGSIDPTDPAYMGMIGMHGTRAANIVVQECDLLLVCGARFDDRVTGKLDSFAPHAKVIHCDIDAAEINKLRVANVALQGDLIQALEALSIPLEIDDWRAHIQALKAKLDFTYIDNAGNRPIDPWSLLNTLSQRKPQNAVICTDVGQHQMWSAQHMHHFAPENYITSAGFGTMGFGLPAAVGAKKARPHDEVILVTGDGSLMMNIQELGSIKRGKLPVKILLLDNQRLGMVRQWQDLFWNKRRSETILEDNPDFVMLAKAFNIPAERIERADEVDAALNRLLNSETAYLLQVCIPPEECVWPLVPPGACNADMLEEI; from the coding sequence ATGACAGGCGCACAACTCATTATCGAATGTTTAAAAGCGCACGGTGTAACCGATCTTTTCGGCTACCCAGGCGGGGCAATCATGCCAACCTATGATGCCATCTATGACTCAGGTCTTGACCATCTCCTTTGTCGTAATGAACAAGGTGCTGCAATAGCTGCGATTGGTTATGCGCGCTCTACTGGCAAAGTCGGCGTTTGCGTGGCAACCTCTGGTCCTGGTGCAACCAATTTAATTACCGGTTTAGGCGATGCCTTTGCTGACTCTGTACCCATCGTGGCATTTACTGGCCAAGTGGCGGCTCCTCTTATCGGTACCGATGCTTTCCAAGAAGCCGATGTTTTAGGTTTATCTCTTGCTTGCACCAAGCACAGCTACATTGTGCAATCTATCGAAGAACTCCCCGAAATTATTGCCTCTGCTTTCCAAATTGCACAAAGTGGTAGACCTGGTCCAGTTCTCATTGATGTGCCTCGTAACATCCAAGTGAGCGATGTACCTGAACATGTAAAACCTATTGTCAAACCAGTCGTAAAACCAAGCACACTTTCAGAATTAAAATTAGCTGAAGCAAAAGCGTTATTGGCGCAAGTGAAAAAACCAGTGCTTTATGTGGGTGGTGGTGTAGGTATGGCGAAAGCCACACAAGCGGTCAAAAAATTCCTACAAATCACCAAAATGCCATCCGTTTCAACATTGAAAGGTTTAGGCTCAATTGACCCAACCGATCCCGCTTATATGGGCATGATTGGTATGCATGGCACAAGAGCCGCAAATATTGTCGTACAAGAATGTGATTTATTGTTAGTGTGCGGTGCACGTTTTGATGACCGTGTGACCGGTAAATTAGACAGTTTTGCTCCACATGCGAAAGTGATTCATTGTGATATTGATGCAGCAGAAATCAACAAACTTCGTGTAGCAAATGTCGCCCTTCAAGGTGATTTAATTCAAGCCTTAGAGGCTTTAAGTATCCCGCTTGAGATTGATGATTGGCGAGCACACATTCAAGCATTGAAAGCCAAACTTGATTTCACTTATATTGACAATGCAGGCAACCGACCTATTGACCCTTGGTCGTTGCTCAACACGCTTTCACAGCGTAAACCTCAAAATGCGGTGATTTGCACCGATGTGGGTCAACATCAAATGTGGTCTGCGCAACATATGCACCATTTCGCCCCAGAAAACTATATTACCTCTGCGGGGTTCGGCACCATGGGATTTGGTTTACCAGCAGCGGTAGGTGCGAAAAAAGCACGCCCTCATGATGAAGTGATTTTAGTGACGGGTGATGGTTCATTGATGATGAACATTCAAGAATTAGGTTCAATCAAACGCGGCAAATTACCCGTGAAAATTTTGCTGTTAGATAACCAACGCCTTGGTATGGTACGTCAATGGCAAGACCTTTTCTGGAACAAACGCCGTTCAGAAACCATTTTAGAAGATAACCCTGATTTCGTGATGCTGGCGAAAGCCTTTAATATTCCGGCTGAACGCATTGAGCGTGCTGATGAAGTAGATGCAGCACTTAATCGCTTATTAAATAGCGAAACCGCTTATTTACTACAAGTATGTATTCCACCGGAAGAATGCGTATGGCCGTTAGTCCCACCAGGTGCGTGTAATGCCGATATGTTGGAGGAAATTTAA
- a CDS encoding tellurite resistance TerB family protein: protein MDLNSILNQVLDVAKNSASKLETGNQTIDSLTKVGGGAALGGILSMILGRSGGASLAKLGSLAVLGNLAYQAYQNYQKSQQNTQPNISENAFDVLNSSSHVDAGELILRTMIAAAAADGEITEDEKQTIANEAGNNPELAQWLEQEIQNPISINEIARLVGNDTALASNVYLAARLVSKDLSRKEIIFLADLAQALGLDDALVEQLEKQAGF from the coding sequence ATGGATCTCAACAGCATTTTAAATCAAGTTTTAGATGTTGCTAAAAACTCTGCAAGCAAACTTGAAACCGGCAACCAAACAATCGACTCTCTCACCAAAGTAGGCGGTGGTGCAGCATTAGGCGGTATTTTATCAATGATTTTAGGCCGTAGCGGCGGTGCAAGCTTAGCAAAATTAGGCTCACTTGCTGTATTAGGTAATCTTGCTTACCAAGCGTACCAAAACTATCAAAAATCCCAACAAAACACCCAACCAAACATTTCAGAAAATGCGTTTGATGTATTAAATTCATCAAGCCATGTCGATGCAGGTGAATTGATTTTACGTACTATGATTGCTGCAGCGGCTGCAGATGGTGAAATCACTGAAGATGAAAAACAAACTATCGCAAATGAAGCAGGTAACAACCCTGAATTAGCGCAATGGCTTGAACAAGAAATCCAAAACCCAATTTCTATCAACGAGATTGCTCGTCTGGTAGGTAATGATACTGCACTTGCAAGCAATGTATACTTAGCGGCTCGTTTAGTAAGCAAAGATTTATCTCGCAAAGAAATCATTTTCTTAGCAGATTTAGCTCAAGCGTTAGGTTTAGATGATGCGCTTGTTGAACAATTAGAAAAACAAGCAGGCTTCTAA
- a CDS encoding sodium-dependent transporter: protein MTQSNAKRETFSGRKAFIMAAIGSAVGLGNIWRFPYTTYENGGGAFIIPYLIALLTAGIPLLFLDYAIGHRHRGGAPLSYRRFNPHFEVFGWWQVMVNVIIGLYYAVVLGWAASYTYFSLNSAWGDQPIDFFLHEFLKMGDISNGVSFEFVGMVTGPLIAVWLVALGVLSLGIQKGISKSSDILMPVLVVMFVALVVYSLFLPGAEKGLNALFTPDWSKLSNPSVWIAAYGQIFFSLSICFGIMITYASYLKKDSDLTGSGLVVGFANSSFEVLAGIGVFAALGFIATAQGVEVSEVAKGGIGLAFFAFPTIINKAPFGEVLGVLFFGSLTFAALTSFISVIEVIISAIQDKLRLRRAKATFVVGLPMMVVSVILFGTTTGLPMLDVFDKFVNYFGIVAVAFVSLIVIVANEKLGLLGNHLNQSSSFKVGFLWRLCIVITTGILAFMLFSEGAKVFTEGYEGYPSWFVNIFGWGMAISLVVVSFILSRLKWKNEDNFKLEEKGE from the coding sequence ATGACGCAGTCAAACGCAAAGCGTGAGACCTTTTCTGGTCGGAAGGCATTTATTATGGCGGCGATTGGATCCGCTGTTGGCTTAGGAAACATCTGGCGTTTCCCTTATACTACTTATGAAAACGGTGGCGGTGCATTTATTATCCCTTACCTTATTGCACTTTTAACTGCCGGTATTCCATTGCTTTTCTTAGATTACGCAATCGGTCATCGCCATCGTGGTGGTGCACCGCTTTCTTATCGTCGCTTTAACCCACACTTTGAGGTGTTTGGTTGGTGGCAAGTAATGGTGAATGTCATTATCGGTCTTTACTACGCAGTAGTATTAGGTTGGGCAGCAAGCTATACCTATTTCTCACTTAATTCTGCTTGGGGCGACCAACCGATTGATTTCTTCCTACATGAATTCTTAAAAATGGGCGATATCAGTAACGGTGTGAGCTTTGAGTTTGTAGGCATGGTAACTGGCCCATTAATTGCTGTATGGTTAGTGGCGTTAGGCGTGCTTTCTTTAGGTATTCAAAAAGGGATTTCTAAATCTTCAGATATCTTAATGCCCGTTTTAGTTGTGATGTTTGTGGCGTTGGTAGTTTATTCTTTATTCTTACCAGGTGCAGAAAAAGGCTTGAACGCACTATTTACACCAGACTGGTCAAAACTCTCTAATCCGAGCGTGTGGATTGCGGCTTACGGTCAAATCTTCTTCTCTCTTTCTATCTGTTTCGGGATTATGATTACGTATGCATCGTACTTGAAAAAAGATTCAGATTTAACAGGTAGCGGTTTAGTTGTTGGTTTTGCGAACTCAAGTTTTGAAGTGCTTGCCGGTATCGGTGTATTTGCGGCATTAGGTTTCATCGCAACTGCACAAGGCGTAGAAGTGAGCGAAGTGGCAAAAGGTGGTATTGGTTTAGCCTTCTTTGCATTCCCAACTATTATTAATAAAGCACCATTCGGTGAAGTGTTAGGGGTATTATTCTTCGGTTCATTAACCTTTGCGGCATTAACCTCATTTATCTCTGTTATTGAAGTAATCATTTCAGCGATTCAAGATAAACTCCGTTTACGTCGAGCAAAAGCGACCTTCGTTGTTGGCTTACCAATGATGGTGGTATCAGTCATTTTATTTGGTACCACAACCGGCTTACCAATGCTTGATGTATTCGATAAATTTGTGAACTACTTCGGTATTGTAGCAGTGGCATTTGTTTCATTAATTGTGATTGTTGCAAATGAAAAACTAGGCTTATTAGGCAACCACTTAAATCAAAGCTCTTCATTCAAAGTCGGTTTCCTATGGCGTTTATGTATTGTCATCACAACCGGTATTCTTGCCTTTATGTTATTCAGTGAAGGTGCGAAAGTATTTACAGAAGGTTATGAAGGCTATCCAAGCTGGTTTGTAAATATCTTTGGTTGGGGTATGGCTATTTCGCTAGTGGTTGTTTCATTCATTCTTTCTCGTTTAAAATGGAAAAATGAAGACAACTTCAAGCTTGAAGAAAAAGGAGAATAA
- a CDS encoding methionine/alanine import family NSS transporter small subunit codes for MTSIAITMMIVALFVIWGGLIFSLIRLPKEEK; via the coding sequence ATGACAAGTATTGCAATTACAATGATGATTGTGGCGCTTTTTGTGATTTGGGGCGGCTTGATCTTTTCCTTAATCAGACTTCCAAAAGAAGAAAAATAA